The sequence TTTGACTTTTATGATTTTATGAacttagggtgttacaaaatccttgcaagatttaatgcactagaggagtggaaGGGCTTTTAAAGTAgctttgaatgcttttgtctTGAGTTGGTTCAACAGCAAATGAAttagggggtatttatacctagCCCCAAAAATAAGCCGTTACagtacattttgtactgacccagagtatctggatcAACCCGAAAACTACAAGTTAGCACTTATCGCACAGCCACGAGCCTGTCCGGAACCCAACCCGGAGGGCCGGATGAACACaggacccagagtatccggatcaacccagagactccaggtaAAACTTATAAGCTCTAATCAAGACTCTTTGTCAGAGTATCATCCACAGACTCTAGTTACCTGGAGTATCCAGACCAACCCGGggactccgggttgaactccaACCATACACCGAGAACCCCCTATCGGAGTTATTATCCGAAGACTCCGGTTACCCgaagtatccgagtcaacccggagactctgggttgaactcCAACCATAGGTCGAGAACCCCCTGCCGAAGTattgtccggagactccggttacccggagtatccgggccaacccggagactccggatcccgacatttttttttaaacacccGGTGTTTATGGAGTGatatgtgtctctcatctttgatCTAGAAGAGTTATTTGATCACTGAGACAACTTCAAGTCAATCCAAatgcatctctcttgatagtacggcgtacctatactcaaatttaaaaataaaataaatttaaatctattgagtaactatatgccacttctcttttctttttaagggACGTCAATTTCATTTTACTTCTTCAAAGGGACTAATACCTATCCAAAACctcattaaactcattagtctcttaatcgtttatcatcaattattcaaaacccacataaggagcctagatgcactttcaacctGGTATAGGACATGCTTAACCTATTAATTTGTGGATTACAATGTTGTGCATCCCAAACcgtaagagtggatgtgtggggacggctaaagccagaaccatttggtgagtggtatgggatgtgtagtggaagaGAAGAGTGAAATCTTACTATAgttacaaggcgcaaaagggggcttctgggtgacGTGAATACCACTTTGACGGCGCTAAAACCTAGCGAgcgtgcacatactggatgaaactttgtaacggccttgtagtgattttACGGGCAACACACCATGgccgtgtgttaagtgtttcgcggacacggaaacaagaaaaacatgactcatggggaaagctggataacctctgtatagtgtaaaatctgatatatcagccgtgctcatgatcatgagagacttagatcctcacatgattagttggtttggttggatagTTCTTGGTTACCTATGGAGGGTATCAAGTCGGATGGTTTAGGAACTTAAAGTGGTTTTTCAGGTAGTTGGAAAGCATATGGAGATGTTTTTAGAAGATGAAAGTCTAGtaatgaatcacatagttaaatatgttacttttataactctacgatagcatagttggtatttatgcaaatttaacttGCCATAGCTTGTTCTTTTATTTAAGGTTGCATGTCATTTACTTttcacacttgcagagtacatgtactcacacttgctatttctatccaaatatacatcaaacattgctcagacaatgaaggagaaccaaactactacatcgatgaagatgaagattgctaggttGGTGGACCCCCGGTCAATTGCTTGTGGAAGATGAGAACTTCTCTATGTTTTActagtgtgttttagttaaagactttgaggtctttctatcttaattaagttaaacattgtGAGAATGGCATTGTGTGTAATACACTGATGAAgccgctgcatgtatgaaacttaatCCTGACATATGTGTgttttacatctggttttgcccCTTTATAAAATTAGGTGTGACATTGACAGAGCTAGGAGGAACTGCTTGTGGAGGGGCCCAATGGATCGCCTAAAGGGAAGGTAATTATTGCTTGGAAACACCAAAAAATGAAGGAGGAATAGACATCATCAACGTGTCAATACAAaatgaagctctcttgggtGAAACATCTACATTAATTCTACAATAAATTGGATATTTCTTGGATCAATCTAATCTGGAACACTCACTAATCCAGTGGTCATGTCCCACATGCTTCCGGGCCAAAAGAATCATTTTGGTGGCAGGGATATAATGACCTTTTCAGACCATTTTAGAGGTGTTGCTTTAGGATTTCCTGGGATTGGATCCACCATTCTTCTCTGGCAGGTTGTGTGGGATGGCAACTACCATAAAAAACCATCTTCCGCATCTGTGCTCGTTTGTCAGAGACATGATGTGTCTATTGTGACCTACAGAGAATGAAACTTGCCCCATAGGAACTTTCACACCCCACTATCGACTGTTGCTTTCCAATTTTGACTCTGCAACTATGACTGGAGAATATTCAAAGCTAGAGTACGCAAAAGGATTGCTAGAGTTATTGTTGGGGCAATGACAGGTACTCTTCAAGTAAATTATATGCTTTGCCTTTTAAGACCATTTCGCCCCGCTCCCGTTACCAGGATCTCAAAGTCAAAGTGCTCCAAAATGATCAGAGCGTTCACTTGGCTCCTTTTTAGAGACAGAATTCAAAATAACAATTACAATTGTGTTCTTTGTAATTTAAACAAGGAAGAGACGACATTCCATCTCTTCTTTGATTTCCCTTTTAAGTGTTAAATGTTGATCCTTCTTGGCATCACCTAGAACCAGGATGCAGGATTCTTTGTAATGCTAAACAAAGCAGCAAGGATATTTTATCACATCTTTTTCTGGGAAGTCTTCGCTATTGCAACCTAAGAGACTTGTAAGCAAAGGAACGCAAAGATTTTTAATCAACTCGGCTTTTCACAATTGGAAGAATAATTTTATTGGCACTGTACACTTGCAGCTGGACAAAATAAAGGGATCCTTTCATGACGAGTTTTCTCAATGGATTAACAGCTTTATTCAGTCTTTTCCTCCTCTGTGTCTCTCTCTAAGACTTGCCTGATTACAGGAGTGTACAGTAATATCTTCTTCTCTTAATGAAGTGGTGGCCTTGCCGTAGGGGATTCTCCTACTggagttcttaaaaaaaagaaaatgaaggcTCACCTGACTTGACTGGAAACATGGAAATAATATTTGTCTCATGCAATCAAGTTTTTTAGCATTTTTCTTTAACGTTCAGGGTATAAATCATGGATGGAACATTCAGGGCCATCGGAGTTACTTCAGTTGACTACACATTTGTGCAACAATGTATACGTAATGATATGAAGTGGGTCAAGTTAAAAATAGCTTTGAATCGTTTTTTATGACATAGTTTATTTCCATTTTGTGTACCTATTGGTCAATAATTGTATTAACATTTTGCACATATCTTTTGTATCAAGCAGATTGTGCATTGTAACGAAGTGAAAGATAGCTAGAAAGTGCTTACGTTGCAGAACAATGTTAGATGTCACactgaaaaaataaattaccttTTTCTAATTTAGATGGTTGCATTTCTTCTGCATGGATGAGGGTAGCCCAGTTACCACTTAAACAAAGTACAGTTTTGCACAGTAAACACATGAAACCATCGCACCCTCGAAAAACGTGCATATCATGGAAAACTGAACGAAAGGGTGTGCGCCACTGCGCCCTAGCTTCTAGTTCATCTTAATCACGACCTAAGCACAAGTCGCATCGAAACGTGTTTTCACAGGATCAAAGATAATCATATATTatttggatttaaaaaataaataattactTGATCAGGATTTCTGTTGTATCTGTATGGCATCGCCATGAAACAATTACATGGTTAAAACAACTAAATACATGACTACAGTAGAACAAATAGAGGACACTGCTGGAGCATTCTGCTCTCGCAAGAACTAACATCAAACAtccagcagagcagagcagataCATGATCTAGGCTTGTATGTGTATGGTATTGAGATGCCATCTCCAAGTGCTTATGTGCAAAAATTGTCAAGTGTGCTTCTGTGTAGTCTACCGAAGACATTATTCGGTTGGGATGTTGAAACACTATCGATCAACCAAGAAGCTGCCTGAGGCCATCAATCACCTGCTCCCTCTTGGAAGGATCCATCTGTACCACAATTCAACAATCAGTATATCAGGGGCATGATCACAGAAACAGAAAAAAATAAGATTAGGGACAAGTTCGAAGAAATCTTACCTTGTTCAGCAGGAGCGAAAGACCGTTCGGTAAGGCCTTCACATCTGAACTTTCAGCAAGGTGTGAGAACCATTTGGATACTCTTTCAGCCTTTAGCTCCTCGAGATAGTTCTCATAGTTCttgggatcatccttccaggcGAAAAAAGATTCATCATCGTTCCACTTTTCTCCATCTCCTTCAGCTCCCTTGGACGCCAGAAACCATCTCTTGATATACTCCAGTGCGGACTTGTGGGACAGCTGCTCACCAGCAGCTTCTTTAACTTCCTTGGCAAGTGCATCCTCAGAAACCCTCCTTCGCAATCTCCTGTAGAAGAAAGATCGAGACTCCCCCCAATCAACAACCTTACCGATCACGCCTTTGGCAGCCATTCTGGCAGAGGTGTCATGCAACTCGGCAAACCGAGTAGCAACCTGAGTATATATAGGCATGAGCTGCTTCATCCGAACAGTCATACTCCTCCGAATGGTCTCTGTTTCAGAGATGttaacattttctttcttcatttctttcaGCCTAGCATTCAGGCCAATCAATTCTGGGTCAAGCCGTACCATGCAATCTTCCAGTTCCTTTGGCCTGAATTTGATCTCAACCAATCCTTCTGGCTCAAGGACATTCCCTTTTGCAGTCCTCTCAGCATACATCTCAATGTGCTCCGGATTGATCTTGCTGTCCACCACAACCCAGGCCCCACCTCGTAGCTCTCCACCCATTGGGATATACACAAAAGTGGGCTGCTTGTATGTCCTCAGATTCTCAACAATTGTAGAACCTGCCTGAAGGATCCCTTCAAACAGATCCCTTTGCCCACCAGAGAAGCCTCTCCAGTTAGCAAGGATGAACAGTGGAAGCTCTTCACGGTTGAAATCTAGCAACGCCTGAGCCGTTTTGGTGGCAGAATCCGGGAACCACACCTGTCCTGCTTGAGGGACTACACGCTCGGCAGAATCAAGCTGACCTGGATCAGCAGGGATGACTTGCATCACTGTCTGGGTTTCCACAGCTATGACACCAACTGGTATTCCACCCAGCTTTGCTCTTCCAGTAATAACAGTTTTTGCCCAACCTTCCAATGTTTCCACAAAGCTTTCTCTGTCAAACATACCACCCAACCACTTGCCTTCACTGTCCTGAATGCCACAGATGGCTGTACGAGCATCACAAGCATTCTCAGGGAAGTATGTTACAGGTCTATCTGGTGGATCCAGGGGTTTCATAATAGGAAGAGGACCACCAATATAGGGAGGAACATAGCTGAGCCATTTCAGGATAGCAGAAACACCTTCAAGATCATCGGACACAGTCTGATGGACAACACCATTCGTAGCCATGATTTTGGGGCCACCCAATTGCATATGAGAACTGTATACCTCCCGTCCCAGAAGCTTGTTCAGTGCAGAAAATCCAGTTAAAATAATTGGTTGATCAAGACGTTGTATACACCTCATGCCTAAACGAGCCAGATAAGCCCCAATGCCGACAGCCCGTCCAGTCACAAATGTCAGAGTAAAGGTCTCCTTATACGCCTTAGAATAGGCACTAGCGATGGCACCACTTCCATGTAGATTCTCACAACCAAGTCCATCCTCTTTCCCGACAATGGTATCAACCACCCATCTGGTTTCTCCATTTTCTAGTTTCAGCTCGTGAGCTATAACTGAAGAGCTTAGATGTGAGTAATCTTGTTCAGTGAGGTAAATGTAGTGAAAACCACGTTCAGGGCTCTCATCATCAGACCACCCAACATGGAAGCATGCCTTTATTTCCTCTGCTACACCGAGCCTGGCACCAGCAGTTGCTGCCAGGTAGATAAGAGGAAGTTTCCTCTCACAAGCAAGATTGGTAACAGCATCAAAGAATGCATCTTCCCGCGGACCGAAGGACCCTGCTTTAAATGTCACATCATTTACAACAACTATAATCTCCCGGCCACTTGGGAATTCTGGTGTGGACAGCTTCATGCTCCAAGCAACAATGCCAATATCATTGACGCCCGGAGTACGCTCAACTGAAACCAATGGAGTACCCCATGCTCCAACTGAATCAGCAAATACAAGCTCTTTGACTTCAGCATAGCGTTGATTATGCTCATTAGCTTCTGCAGCACCATAGTTACTTGATTTCCATGACCTCTTCAGCGCTGTTTCAAATGCCTACAGAAACAGTATTACTGAACTCAGTTGATCTGCTTatgcgtgcataagggggaaaAAAGCAAGGAGCTGTACTCACCAATGGGAAATCATAGCAGTATGTAGTTTCATTTTTCCTAGCAGAGTAACGTTTGAGGTCAATAGCATCCAAAGGCTTGTACGGTTCATTCAATGCAACACCATGCAACGGACCAGCTGTGGGTGTGGCAGAGTGGTAAATAAACTGATGTGTACTAGGGTCCTCCACTTCTCGGTAAATCTGGGAGCAAAAAGAAATTTAGCATAAGGGCATTGAAGTGCAAATGATATTTAAAAGTTCTCCCTAAAAATTAATGATCAGAAAGAATTAGCAGATAGAGCATTTGGTATTCACTAACCAAGTAAGTCATGTACTGTGGTCTATGAGGTAGTGATGGCTGTCAACTTATATGCATATCATAGTTTTTGCACGAGTTAGCACATTTTACAGTAGTTACTGAATTATTACTGTGATTGCTGGTATAGTAGTAGCAATTGTCAAAGAACTTACATCAACAGTGCAGGTGTGGCCAGTAACATTGGTAACGACAACTCTCCAAGAACCACTAGCTTGCCCATCACAATCCAACCAGAGCTTCACTTCCCACTGACACACAGAAAGACGATGCATCCTGACCCCAACATGTTCATATATATTCAAAACCATATGCTTCAAAAGTGAGCATGCAGTTGCTTCAGCCTGATCAACTTCATTAGTCATCCTAACACAACGAAATAGCATGAACGAAGTGAACATCTATAAGGAAATTCAAAACGAAATATTCTTATCTGCATAAAGAAATCAGCTGCATTGACTGACCTTGAAAATGGAATTAGATCAAGCAAATGTTGTTCTCTCAGTATGCACAGATACATGTGTGAATGGCCTGATCTCACAGTCTCACTATGAGCATGTAGCTCTATTTCATCTAGTGCTGCCATCAATGATCTGAGAATGCTGTTTGATGTGAATGATGATGAAGCTTGAGCGCGGCCTACTTCATTGTCAATACTTCCTGACAGAAACCCATTTGTTGCACTTGGTTGTCTGACTATGGTGCGAAGGAACAACCTCTGGTCGTTTGATCTCTGATCTTTCTTGCTCTTGATAAGTGTGTAAATATGCCACTGACGATCACGTGATGGGGTGTATTTTACTTCATTGTAACCTTCCAAATTTACCTTGTCCTGTATTTACAGATATATTGTTAAGAGGTATGGGTATAGTCGAGAGAAGATTAAAAGAATGTGGAAAGGATGAATATAGCTACATACCAGCTCAAGGAATGTGGACAATGGAGGCTCCACATGACGGAGCATTGGAACCTCCTCATAATAAAGCTTGTCAACAGACCATTGGAAGGAGTGGCGCATTGGAGGACGCCCTTCATCTCTTTGGATAATGCAGCTGACAACCTTAACACCAGCACCATTAAGATGTGATGTAATAGTATTATCCTTCAAAATCTTGGACAGTTTGTTGATCCTTTCTTGTGCTTGATCCTCGTCACCACTACAAAGAGAACAAAAATGGAAGAGGTAAGGTAAGAAATCAATGACATCTGTTAATTGTTCATAGAATAACTCTCACAGATtcttattaaaataaatagcCAAATAAGGATATGGAAGAGTAAGCAAACCTGTCTTGAAGAGTACTCATCTGATTGTTGATACCAACCAAAGCAATATGCAGCATATTGCTTTGGTTAGAATTTAAGTGGTTAGCATTCGAGACACTTCCAGCACCTGCTTTGTATTGCGAAGTCTCCTTCAATGCAGCATCAATTGCAGTTGATAGAAACTGGAGAGACTTGATTACAACCATGACACCCCATCCCTTCTCAATGGGATTATCTACTTGCTGCTTTAGAGGTGCATCTTGCCCATTTGTTTGTTCAAGATACTCTTCAGAGAATTCCCATAAAGCAATTAGGCCAGACCTATGCCATTGCATCCGGATACTTCCCCTCACAAGATAAGGCTGTAAGACAATTTTGGGTTAGTTGACATAAATTTGTTGATATTTAAGTTGTATCAAGATGAGTGAAGTAGTGGACATATACGATGATACCTGATACAATCTACGTATATATGTCTCGACCACTCTCCGCTGAAGAGTAGGATCGCTGTGATCAAACAAAGCTACAAGAGCATCTTCAACTGCCAGTGGAGCACATACTAAATCTTCCATCCTCTCATTGATGGCCATCTTTCTCCTTGGTGTTGACACCCGCTCTCCTTCCTCAGTAAACATCTCCAGCTCTGAAAGGCTTCTCGCTATGCTTGTGCGCAGTTCACTCAATTTAGTGTGCTCAAGAAGTTGGCTTGCTTTAAGTGCCAGCTGCATCAATAACaatatattatataatttttcaaGACTATCAGATGAGAAAAATTAAAAGATCTTTCAAACTTTTCAACTTTACCTCAGAATATGATGTATGGTTCAAGGCAGAGAAGCGAATCAACTGGTCCCTGTAAGCAGATGGGTTTGGATATACCAATGCTTCCATAAGCCGTAGAAttaatttgtttttgtttctcacACCCTTCAAACAGAAACAAATCGTCAGCCAAAAAAAGCCCTTGGATATCaatgtgacaaaaaaaaaattaaaaaaaacactttACAGACATTACCTGGTGGGAGAACACAATGTATACGACCTTCTCAAGGTCTTTTGCATGTTGAAGTCTTAGACGCTCTATAACATCAGACTGAAAATATAAAAGAAGAAAACACAAATATGGTTAGCACATTTTGGTGAGCAAATAAGCATTGAGCAATCCTTATTTTGAAGACTCACATGAATGCTATCATTGAAGAGTTCTTCAACAGACAGATACTCCTCAAAGAGAGACTTGACAACAACACGAGCATGGCTTTCTCTTCCACCCTCATATGACTTGACCAAGCTCATAAGCGGTTCCGCAAGCCTCTCATTAGTAACCCTATCTTTCTCAGAACAGTATGCAAGATTGGCCTACAGTAGCACTTTTGTAAGGAAACAATACAAGTACCCAAACAGAAATCAATGCCAAACAACAGTCTCAAACTGACCTCAATAACCCCCCTCAGCAACTTTGCTGGGAAATCCTTGCTCTTGCGGAAATCAGGATTCAGTTCATACTCCTTGTACTTACCATCCAACTGAGTACATGCAAACTAGTTAAGACATCTGATATGCACCCAAAATAAACGAGAGAAGAAATAAACAAGATGGAAATTGATCTAAAAACACTAGTAAACAACTAATCACCTCATTCCTAAGATCTTTTGGAAGCCGAGTTGCCAAAACAGACATAAGTTCTTGCCATTGTAGAAAAGGGAGCTCCGGGCTGTCTAGGCAATTTAGCAAATCTTGTACAACCTGAAAAGGCAAGTATAGTCGGGCAGATATTGATTAAATATTGCATGAAGACTAAATAATTCCAAGAAGATGGAACAAATTATTTCCAAGAAGATGGGATAGTGTGCGCCATAAACTACGAAGTTGGTTTTTCTTCGTAGATAAGGATAATGGCAGGGGAGAGAAAACTGGAAAGAAAATTGAAACTATAACTATTCTGAAAGTTAATGTCTTACTTCATTGATATTATGTTCATATCCTGCAAGGATCATGTGTGCAGAATTCACACTTGCAGCAAATTTTTGATGAACTTTGCCAGAAATAGCAGTAGGAGGTCTCAATTTTGGAAAGGTGCCATGAAATGGTTCAGCTCTCCTCACAGAAGATGGGTCATCAAGGTCCAATCTTGCTATCAGGTCATTCGCCTGACAAAAAAACAGACATTTAAGTTCGTTTTAAAAAGAAGCAAGTACACTGATTGCATGTAAGTAAATGTACCCAGAATATGCACACAGTACTGTGTGTGTTGAGAAAGAGAGGAATAAAACCTGCATGGCCTGACCCTCAGGCATGAGGAAGTGAATGACACCAGAAGCAGGAAGTAACAGTGGCATG is a genomic window of Phragmites australis chromosome 24, lpPhrAust1.1, whole genome shotgun sequence containing:
- the LOC133906907 gene encoding acetyl-CoA carboxylase 1; protein product: MAEPYQMNGILNGMLNLRQPSSPSEVDEFCKALGGDSPIHSVLVANNGMAAVKFMRSIRTWALETFGTEKAILLVAMATPEDLKINAEHIRIADQFIEVPGGTNNNNYANVQLIVEIAERTRVSAVWPGWGHASENPELPDALNEKGIFFLGPPSTAMAALGDKIGSSLLAQAAGVPTLPWSGSHVKVPPESCHSIPEEIYKNACVSTTEEALASCQVVGYPAMIKASWGGGGKGIRKVHNDDEVRALFKQVQGEVPGSPIFIMKVASQSRHLEVQLLCDKHGNVAALHSRDCSVQRRHQKIIEEGPITVAPPDTVKELEQAARRLAKCVRYVGAATVEYLYSMETGEYYFLELNPRLQVEHPVTEWIAEINLPAAQVAVGMGIPLYNIPEIRRFYGMDHGGGYHAWRTISAVATPFDLDKAQSVRPKGHCVAVRVTSEDPDDGFKPTSGRVEELNFKSKPNVWAYFSVKSGGAIHEFSDSQFGHVFAFGESRSLAIANMVLGLKEIQIRGEIRTNVDYTVDLLNATEYRENKIHTGWLDSRIAMRVRAERPPWYLSVVGGALYEASSRSSSVVTDYVGYLSKGQIPPKHISLVKLSVTLNIEGSKYTIEIVRGGPRSYKLRMNGSEIEAEIHSLRDGGLLMQLDGNSHVIYAETEAAGTRLLINGRTCLLQKEHDPSKLLADTPCKLLRFLVVDGSHVDADTPYAEVEVMKMCMPLLLPASGVIHFLMPEGQAMQANDLIARLDLDDPSSVRRAEPFHGTFPKLRPPTAISGKVHQKFAASVNSAHMILAGYEHNINEVVQDLLNCLDSPELPFLQWQELMSVLATRLPKDLRNELDGKYKEYELNPDFRKSKDFPAKLLRGVIEANLAYCSEKDRVTNERLAEPLMSLVKSYEGGRESHARVVVKSLFEEYLSVEELFNDSIHSDVIERLRLQHAKDLEKVVYIVFSHQGVRNKNKLILRLMEALVYPNPSAYRDQLIRFSALNHTSYSELALKASQLLEHTKLSELRTSIARSLSELEMFTEEGERVSTPRRKMAINERMEDLVCAPLAVEDALVALFDHSDPTLQRRVVETYIRRLYQPYLVRGSIRMQWHRSGLIALWEFSEEYLEQTNGQDAPLKQQVDNPIEKGWGVMVVIKSLQFLSTAIDAALKETSQYKAGAGSVSNANHLNSNQSNMLHIALVGINNQMSTLQDSGDEDQAQERINKLSKILKDNTITSHLNGAGVKVVSCIIQRDEGRPPMRHSFQWSVDKLYYEEVPMLRHVEPPLSTFLELDKVNLEGYNEVKYTPSRDRQWHIYTLIKSKKDQRSNDQRLFLRTIVRQPSATNGFLSGSIDNEVGRAQASSSFTSNSILRSLMAALDEIELHAHSETVRSGHSHMYLCILREQHLLDLIPFSRMTNEVDQAEATACSLLKHMVLNIYEHVGVRMHRLSVCQWEVKLWLDCDGQASGSWRVVVTNVTGHTCTVDIYREVEDPSTHQFIYHSATPTAGPLHGVALNEPYKPLDAIDLKRYSARKNETTYCYDFPLAFETALKRSWKSSNYGAAEANEHNQRYAEVKELVFADSVGAWGTPLVSVERTPGVNDIGIVAWSMKLSTPEFPSGREIIVVVNDVTFKAGSFGPREDAFFDAVTNLACERKLPLIYLAATAGARLGVAEEIKACFHVGWSDDESPERGFHYIYLTEQDYSHLSSSVIAHELKLENGETRWVVDTIVGKEDGLGCENLHGSGAIASAYSKAYKETFTLTFVTGRAVGIGAYLARLGMRCIQRLDQPIILTGFSALNKLLGREVYSSHMQLGGPKIMATNGVVHQTVSDDLEGVSAILKWLSYVPPYIGGPLPIMKPLDPPDRPVTYFPENACDARTAICGIQDSEGKWLGGMFDRESFVETLEGWAKTVITGRAKLGGIPVGVIAVETQTVMQVIPADPGQLDSAERVVPQAGQVWFPDSATKTAQALLDFNREELPLFILANWRGFSGGQRDLFEGILQAGSTIVENLRTYKQPTFVYIPMGGELRGGAWVVVDSKINPEHIEMYAERTAKGNVLEPEGLVEIKFRPKELEDCMVRLDPELIGLNARLKEMKKENVNISETETIRRSMTVRMKQLMPIYTQVATRFAELHDTSARMAAKGVIGKVVDWGESRSFFYRRLRRRVSEDALAKEVKEAAGEQLSHKSALEYIKRWFLASKGAEGDGEKWNDDESFFAWKDDPKNYENYLEELKAERVSKWFSHLAESSDVKALPNGLSLLLNKMDPSKREQVIDGLRQLLG